The Mangrovivirga cuniculi genomic sequence GGAGGATAAAAAAAGCTCCGAAACCGGAGCTTTAATTTTTTTATAATCCTCTAAACATTCTTCCTGCCTGATCCCAGGGGATTCTGGAAAGGATAAGAATAAGAGCAATTAAGTTGTAAATTAACATAGCTTTGTATTTGCTCTTGTCTGTTGTACCTTTTTTAATCTTTATTCTTCCAATTTGAGCTACTACAACAGCAATAATCATAATTGAGATATGCTCAACAGCCCAATACCTCAAGGAGGCTTCTTTCATTACATTGGCTCCGGAGCTAAATGCATCCAGTCCGAGTGGGCTGTAAATAAAATAAAGAATCAGTCCAATAAGAAGCTGTAAGTGCATTGAGCCAATAAATGCAGCACTTAGACCATTTTGAGCCTTTCCAAATGGTTTGCCCGACATGCCTGTTAAACCCATAATAATTGTTACCAGGGCCAGGATCAATATAATCCATCTTAGCCAGCTATGAGTAAATAATAAAAATTCGTACATATTCTGTGTGTTTATTTTTCAAGGGTAAAAATATAATATAAACTATCGCGTACCAATTTGTAGATGATCTTTATATAAAACAACAGAATTTGATAATTTGAAATTTGCTAATATGACATAATGACTTGTTTATTATTTTTTTTACCATTAAAAAGCGTCATAATGACATGCTTTTTGAACGATTTTAGAGTTGGCACATTTTTGAATGATATGATTTTGAAATTGATTTTAAACATAAAATATTATAGATATGGCATTATTAACATATAAACCGAACGTAGAAAATTCACTGGATAGTGTTTTCAGAAAATTATTCGATGACCTTTCAGAGGGTGTGGTTGATTCAAAACCGAACTCATTTTCTCCGAGAACAGATATTTTCGAAACTGAAAAAGAATTTATAATGGAGCTTGCTGTTCCCGGAATGGAAAAGAAGGATTTCAAAATTGACCTGGATGATGATTTGCTTTTAATCTCAGGAGAGCGAAAAAGAGAAGAGAAAGAAGGAGTTAAATACTATAGAAATGAGCAGCTTTTTGGGGTTTTTGAGAAGTCATTTAAAGTGACGGAGTTGATAGACAAAGAAAATATTAAGGCATCCTATGAAGCGGGAATTTTAAGAATAGCACTTCCTAAAATCGAAAAGAAGGAAACCAAAAAAGTGATTGATATTAAATAAAGTTGATTGGTGAATGGTTTGAAGGGATGCGTCGTGTATCCCTTTTTTTTTGATTTTTTAAACTGCTGGGTTAAAGATTGTTAAAGGTAAACACTTTGCCAAATTAGTGCGTTAGATTAATATGTAAACTAAGAAATAGGCTATGAACAGATACAATTATTTTATTGGATTATTTGTTGCCG encodes the following:
- a CDS encoding Hsp20/alpha crystallin family protein, with amino-acid sequence MALLTYKPNVENSLDSVFRKLFDDLSEGVVDSKPNSFSPRTDIFETEKEFIMELAVPGMEKKDFKIDLDDDLLLISGERKREEKEGVKYYRNEQLFGVFEKSFKVTELIDKENIKASYEAGILRIALPKIEKKETKKVIDIK